The segment CAGACTCAAGGTATAATTAATGCTTGCTCTCCATTCAACACACTCAGCATTTCACACTGAAGAAGCTTTTTGTTATGAGAAAGGAGCCTCTGACTGAAACCTCAGTTGGTCTTTTGAGCAGTTTCAAGTTCACTGCCTGCCCTAAAATACTGCAAAGCTCTAAGTTCAGGCTGGATTAAATAATGTAATGCTGAATTAACACTACTGCTTAGCAGACAGAGAGGGCAGAAAAACAGTAGCCACCTCCATTCAGTTGCTGCCCCATTTTCTTTGAGACTATCTTTTTTCTAACGCCTTCAGGACAAGTCAGAAGACTCACTAACAATCTGTATTGCAATTCATTTGGTAGGTCTTGAATAAAATGAATTACTgaataaaataatctttcacTTCAGGATTGTGAAGTACACTCTCCATTCATCCTCCGCCCCCTTACACTATGAAGAGGAACAAATATGCAGAAGTTTAATGCCAATAAGAAAAATCTTCACAAATGCAAACATAATTACCTGCTACAGATTCAGGAGGAGAATAGAACTGCCCATCAGACAGGACTCCTGGGTGAAGGAGAGCTGCTCGTTCGGAAGCACCCTGCGCTATCAAAAATCCTAACAGGATAAGAAAAAATCCAGACATCATCTCACAGCAACTTAAATACCAAGATCAAGCACCTTAAAGACTGAGGTACTGTATTAGCATTAAAAAACTGTTGATCTAATGTGTGGTTTCTGTAACTTCAGGCAGTTAAGGAAACACAATCCAGCAGAAGAGAGGTACTGTACGCAAGTTAAGGAATCCTTCCTTCCACTCCATGGAAAGGCATGGTTAAGATGTGAAACAGTGGTTCTCCTCcattggtgcagatttttttttacaagcatggtATGCAAGCTCTTGGTCACTGCTGTTGAAATTGCATAGCTActagtggtgactatgttgaaaaacaatgttttgtagctgagagttccctctatcaaacagtgttattttgctctttgtatctgttctagttgccatggaaataagtaggaggcataACTTTCAGAACTACCTACATGCTTATATTTCCATTCTGTCCAAAAGAGGAAAGATAACATCAGGTCAGAAATAATGGAAGATATCCTGAGTGGGTTTTAGCTTTACATCCTCCTCAAAGAAGGAAACTTTTAGAATTGGAAATCTCTAccaatggaaagaagaaagagaagtaaaGGGATTGATGTGCAAAGACTGCTTCAAATCACTAAGAAATAAAGGCATCCACACCCACGTAAACTTACTGGTTTACCCAACAGGCAAACATGCCCTTCCAGTAGTGTTTCAGACTATTTCAGGTGCTGATACACCAATAACAGGTTAGCTATACAATTATCCTCCTGCTGTTGAAACTAACAAATCATCTGTAACAGAAAACTAtgctttctcctcctcatcACCCAAGAAAGGCTCTCTTTCAACTAAATCAACGGGTTTTCTCCTTTTAGTTGAATACATTCAGTGACAGAAGGCCTGCTGCCTTATCTTGAATTCATACTTGCTCTGGTCTCATTCTATGCATGAAGCAGGTTCTCCACcataatttctttgtttttccttttccacctCAAAAAAGAGTCAGCGAGAGAGTTAGTTATTGTGTCTCTTCTTCCTAGAAGAAAAGCCAGCAACTTATTCTAAGAATTACCCAGGAAATATGCTATATGCCCAAGTCAGTTAAATTTCTATGTCTTAAGCAAATTAGATATGCTCTTAAGTACCTGACAAATACTGGTCTGGCCCCTGCAACTTTAAACTTTACCTGCCTAAATAAAAATCCCACTTCACTGAAGGCATATGTTCCCTTCTAGAAAAATTATGCCACATAATTAGATTTTTTATacaactgaattttttttgGAAGCTGAAAGATGCATTCTTTTGCCAGACAATAGGGGACCAAATGTTGCCAACTTCAGTGACTGAGGGAGACAATAGAAacttactgttttcttcttcagcttcttgtgGTAACACTTTGAAGTCCAAGAACCAGGTTTCAATCCAGGCAAGTATAAAGGATATGATGGGCAGCACGTAGCCAAAAGCACCCTGTGAGAacagctagaagaaaaaaaaaaaatacatatatatataacattatAGAAATTTACCTGAAAAAACttgctttaaaagcaaacaaacaaccttGACACAGTAAAGCAAAGATGTGATTAGAATATAGATACCTGTGAAATAATTACTTTTGCTAGTAAAAAGGCACTGGTCACCGCTGttgtaaactgaaaaaaaaaagaataagaacagTTAAGACTAATAATTGGATTTACTTTCTCAACTCTGCCATTATCCGACAGTttcaatttgaaatatttatcaaCAGAAACATCATAGATTAATAAATCCTATCTAGtgttaaataaataactaaaagtGTTATTAAAATAACCTTGCTATTTTAGCCTTTTTAATACAGACAGCTCCAAATGTTGATTTCCATACAGCAGGTAGGCAGGGACTACACAGATGATACACTGGATAAACTGTGATCTTACTCTACAAGGAAGATGCAGTATTTTCACTAACTcacttagattaaaaaaaatcagacagtAAATCTAACTAATTGGGAAAAAGCAAGCAATTGCTCGAAATGCTTTTCATTACCATCCAAATcaaagttttcatttcaaataacaaaatatCTTTGCACGAGGAAActtgaattaatattttaattcgTACGTTCATATTATGGAAAGTAAATCACTTGAGGCTCCctggaatggtttaaaactagGAGGTGACAAACAAGTAcctaaaaaaaccaaaccaaaacagaaaaagaacagtggACAAGCATTATTCACTTCAACAAGGCTTCTAACTGTATGTGTTTAGGCCCAGCAAGTCTTTAAATAACGGCAGGACCAAACTACCATCTGGTAAGCACAAGGAGGATTTTAAGACCAACAGCTTCTCCAAAACATTCAGTGCAGCTTTATAGATCTATTGCTTACCACCATGATGGGTTCGCTCTCATAACCTCAAAACCAACTGTTCAAGTTGGAGGATGTCAGTGGAAGAAATAGTCCAAAAGTTACATTTCTAAGAGAAAGGATTCTGAGATGTGTGCAcgtagaaataataaaaagatcacagagcagcagttaTTACGTATGTACTCATATCGTGCTAATAGCGTAAGTTCAAGAATATCATGATGCAATCTTAGACTGAAGAAACTATATGCTACTCCCTTGAAGAAAGTTATATTTGAACATATGCATTTACCACAGCATAAAGAACATCTAAGATTGACAATGTACTGAGCCAGTAATATATGCATCATATTATATGCCACAGTATTAACTGGAAGTATGAGTTCACCATTCTTTCTCATTCACACAGTACAACTGCACTAAAGATATTCATTCCAGCTCACTCAAAAGATATATATAATTGACTACAGTTGTCAAGAACTTCCTTTCTAAGAAGGGACGCATAATCAATATTCTGTAGCAACTAAAAATGCGTGAATTAACATGTAGCTAATCCTTGGTACAACAAATGCCAATTAGTTTTTGAAATACAATTCAATATTTCCAGTGCAAATATATTTCAAGCGTTAATTAGTAAGTCAGATGTTACAAGTGGTTACAACTACCCATTCATATTGGATTCAAAGTTAGTTTTCAACTTTTATTAACATGACACCTAACAAGGATCACATACACTATGCTATTAAATTCTTGTCTTCAGACTTTAAATCTTCCTAAGCATTTAACCTGAACGAATTTTCATATATACCATCAAGATGATTCTTAACATACAAACATTAAGAGGCATCTAAAAATTTGCCTGTTTGATCCATTCTAGTTGAAACTCCATTATGCTTGGCTACTACTCACAGCTATTGCCCACCAATGGCGCAGTCTGCACATTGCATATGCAAGTATTAACACCTTAAATCGAAAGACTGCCAGTAGCtatagagaaaggaaaaaaatatttgttggtTAATTCAGAACAAAGAAGAACCACAAGATTCTCAGCTCACTAAAAATACTAACcacttacaaaacaaaacaggacaaTCAGTTCTACTATTAAGAAACAAATCTGAAGGTGGGTATAATATaggttttccatttttaaaacacagagatGACTGTATCATTCACATGGCTACACAGACTCATATTTACAAGCATGTGCAACTGCACAAATATAAATCAGAAATATAAGCTATACAGAATACGATCATTTTACCCAAGTGGAATCTAAGCAGTTAAATCTAGATGTAGTTAATCCAGCAAATACCTTGAGCATCGCTATCCATCTTGCTGATCCTACTAGTATGCTACTACTATGCAACAGTATCGTTAAAAACCGTAAAGACTTCAAAAATGCAATGGTATGATGTTTATTTAACTTCTTTAGTATTTACTGAAATGTTTCAGCCATCAATTATTCTTTATGAAGATGCCTGCAGAATCAAGCTACTCCAAATTTTCTGCAGTAAAGATGGCTGAGTTCAGGATTTCTAGGctagaaaatgaaatcaatagCAGACAGATGAGATTACTGAATCAGGGAACCTAACCCTCAGTTTGCCTGCATATTCTCTGATAGTAGATTCTTTTAACTTACTTTAAAGGATGtgttcagaatttttaaaatgtgaaaaaaaaaaaccactcaaaAATGAGAAGGGATCTGGGACAGATATTGCCAGAGGTACAAACCCATTTAGTATTATGCAAATGTGTTTCAGAAGGTAtagcagaaagagaagaaattctgtacAAGCCCACAACTCATCTTGCAGAATTTGATGATCTAGTCCCTTCCCAGGGAATAAAAGTCAATTATCTGGCATTAGAAGTATTTAATCCTTGGTTCAACTACAGGACGACTTCCAGAGAATTAACATTTAcagataactttttttccttctttctgaaatatgGTACATCACAGAAACCTGTCAGCTAAATAACgatgagagaaaaggagaaatacagTTTGCTGTCTTCTGACATTTTTGTATCCGGTATCTCATTCCACTTGACTTGGCAAATGGCCCAACACAAAAACCAGAACAAGTTTTTACATTGCAACTTTAGAGCTACAGCCTTGCTGAAGGACAGAAAAGTTTCCTGAGGCAGAACAGCCCCTTCTGTGCACTTCAGGTGCTTATACACAGGGGAGGAGAAACACACCTAATGGTGTACTAAAAACAGATAACGTTAAAAAATCCTGTTtgaattaaaacacagaaatctgaaaaaatcTGACCTACACAGGCCAATCTGGTAACAAGTCTCTCTCATTGCAACAGACTTACTTCTGTGGAAGGACAAAAATGTCCATTTAAAGAAACCGATGTTACAGTCAGAGGAGCACTGGCATTCACCTCTTAATAGTCTCTCTATGTTACATCAGTCTCATTCCTGACTGAGTTTTTCctacttcttccttctctcaaaACAGAAGATTCAATTTAAGGGTGCCAAAGCACCTCTATTGAAAAATTCCTTGAGAACCTGCTGCTTAAGGACTGGGCAACTCCTAGACAAGTGACACATGGCACAAACTCTTCTGGTTTAAATTAGCAAGAAGAGACCAACTCTGTCACAGGACTCAAAACAGGAAACATGTGAGGGAGGAGGAAATTGGAAAACTGTACTTTTGcttcccccctgcccccccccccccccccttttttttttttaagaatacttacaaatatatcaaaataTGAAGAAGAATAGTCATAATGTAGAACTTCTTTCTTTAAGGTAGTCTCAATGCCTCCCTTTACCTACAAAGAAACAACATGCATAGCTTTAGAACAGAAATTACTTCAGCCAAAAACACAGATGTAAAACATTAACATAGCAATTCCTGATCGACATACACATGGATCATTAAACTAATCAGAAGAGATACATGCTAAGAAATCAATTTCAAATTATAttcaagaaaaacagatgagGATGCTTTACAATTTATCACTGTTAATAACCTGTGCTATATAAGCTACATTTCAGACtgtcttaaaataaaagcaaacaagttgTTGAAGGTAGAAGAAATTAAGTGCAAGTTCTCCCACACAAATTCATTAAGCATTTTGTGTCTCAGAAGAATATAAACCTCTGATTAGAAAAGCCACCCAGAAATTAGCTCGTCAGCCGTAGGCTGATGAACAAGTGATACTAAAAATCTCTTCTGATTCTTTAGCACTTGAATTCAATCAAATTCATATAACTCATATGCTTATAATCcatataacatatatattttcctcaGCAATATATGTGCTACATGTTCCCAGAGAATTGAGCAGAACAAAAGAATACTGTCAAAGGCACAGAAGCTGTCATCATTAGTTATTTGTAGGAGAATGGCCTAAGACACGTTTAATTCTTCCATTTGTTTGAGGAGATTCAAAACTGCATGTCCTTAGCCATGTATCTTTCAGATGGAAGTGCTCACGATCTTTCTGTTCAAAACGGGCtactaagaaaataatttaggtTTCACTGGGTCAGAGACCAAGAAGAGTGTATCTTAGCAAGGAGTGAAGAACTTTTATGTCCATATTCCATTCCAAAGgcaatttgtttttaagattaAATTAGATAATTAAGCACTGTGTAACATAGTTATGtaaaagcactggaaaacaacaacagaaagcttTGAGTTTGATTACCATCACGCTTTCAAAGCAAAGGAAGCACCACAGCATCCCACAACACATGCTCACCATCTCCAAGCAGTACAGTGTACATACTTTCATATTCTTTCCTCAACTACACTGCTGAATattttagaacttttttttttttaatttcttcctgctgctcttcacACCAACATTCcaagtttattcttttttctcctctccctccccctctgTAGATAGCTGACAATTGCCTAAATATAGCTTTCCATTGTTTGCTGGTCTGCGTCAAGCATGACCATTTGTTTCCAGCATAAATAAGGAAGATTCTAGTGAGAGAGAAATGGTGTGTATGTTGCTCATAAACCCTTGGAAAGTATTTAGGAGGAAATGGATGGGAAGATACACACAAATTAATATACAGAACACTGCTGTATTTTACTTCAGGTCAATTTAAATAAGGGTTGGCtggtcttttctttctctccacgCTCCGACATGACATCTCAGCCCTCTCCTACAGGATAAAGAAACTAAAGAATAAAAGCACAACACATCAGCATTAGCTGATGAGTGAGTTCTGAGACAGTTCAGCAACCTGTTTTGCATGCATAAGCACCACATTAACACAAGGATGAACAGAAAACCATGGCAGAATTGATTCAGAATTCGCTCAAACTACCAATGAAGCAACTCTGTGCTTCATTGCAACAGCAatgaagtgtttaaaaataagttatgcTTAATAACAAGTGACAATAGGAAAGTCATGTTTACAGTAATTCTGGCAGTAATTCTGAAGTCCCAgtatgaaatcatagaatggtttgggttggaagggacccttaagatcatctagtcccaagCCCCATTAGCTACGTATCAGTGAAGAACAGTCCTACCACAATGCTACTGAACTTCCccacaaacaaaaatcagtaaaacagaacaaaaaaacctaacCATACATCAGGTACCAGCTGACTTGCAATATTATGACTGAGCAAGgaaaaaacttgtttttcattcttgtgCACATCAGGCACCATAAGGCTCAGGGCTCACAGCAAGTGCCCCTTGTTTTTCAAGGGGCAACTGCTAACTGATCTAGAGTTATTCCACAAAGTTTTTCACAAAGACAACTGCTAACTGACCTAGAGATGCGTAATGCTACAGCGTTCCAAATAGATCACCATGAGTTCGTAGCATTTCCTACACTCTTAAATATTCCAAGAGCAATAATATGAAAAACTGTACTCAACAAGAATTACAAAAGTATATTTTGCTCCTCCTAGTCAAACAAGCTCTAAAGAAACTAGCTTATAAGgagcaaaaagaaagcatcagAATGCAATGTGTTGGTTCTTCTGAGCCAAGCTAACTCTACACACTGGATACAATAGCCTTTCCACCCAGCAAGATAACAGAACTTGTAGTCGCAAAACTATCATTCAGGCAAAGTTTGCTTTCTCAAATTAAATCAGGAAGTATATTATTCATTATATCAAACTGTTCAAACAGTCACCTCTTGAAACTTCATCATATCAAATCAATAATCAACATAATTTATCTTGTAATGGGATGATAACAAAAAATGTTTACTCAACATCTTTGTTAACTAAAGAAGGGACACCTCCCATTTTCCACTTGTGCCTTTTCCTAAATACACACTTCAGATTACAAGTTTCAAATCCAGTTAAAAAAACTGGATGCTACTatcaaacaataacaaaacttCTGTCTTATTTACTTCTGGGAATTTCACAAGAACCACCTTGTTTTCCAAATTACAAATGCTGGAGCTAAAAGGCAGAAACTGTGGAAGCTTATGTTGTTTGAATGTGTCCTACCAAAAACAATGTATATTACACTAAGTTCATCTCAGATATATCACTGTAAAACAAACATGGTGGCCACCGTAAGTATTTTCCAGGGACTAACACTTTACTTGCTGACTCTGAGCTactaagtaaaataaaaacacttgaATCCTAAGAAAACTAACACTTGCCAAACTGTCACAACTACCTACAGTAATAATTCTTGTTTACTTACTCCCTGAAAAGTTCGCTGGACTTTCAGTGTTTCCTCAGCACAGTTCATAGACCACAGGAACATCAAAAGGTTTGATTatatgaatcacagaatggcctgagttggaagggacttcaaggatcatgaatttccaacccccctaccacaggcaaggccaccaacctccccatttaatactacaccaggctgcccagtgctccatccaacctggccttgaacacctccagggacggggcatccacaacctctctgggcagcctgttccagcaccttaccactctcatagtaagACAGACCATATGTCCAATGACTGTAAGTAGATGCAGCTAAGCAGATAAAAAATTCATAAAAGCTTAAAAGAATGAAACTAATTTCAATAGACACAAGTAGCATACAATTGGGATAGAAAACTTATTTACCACTCCTGAAGTGAATAAATAACTGAATAAAGACCAAGCGAACAGAAAAGATAACTCACATTTAATTCTATTATCCACAGCAAAGTTATAAATAAGAGATCAAACgtaacaaataaacagaaagtcCTTCTGACATCCGATATTCCCTTCTTCTCTCTGACATCATAGGACTCAATCCTTGCCATCAGGTGTGTTGGGTTGATGGAGTGGACATCTCGCAAGGACGGGCAGGATTCCACACTGCTACTGTGAGCATTTTCTGCATCATTTGGCACCCGATTCATCCTGGGTTTGCTTAGAGTAGTCCTTTCCCAGTTTCACCATCACTAGAATGCTGATCCATATAGGAAcgatttctaaataaaaaaagaaatctgtgttaATCAGCAAAGCCCCCAAATTCCACTATGCAATTTCATCTTACGTTGTCAAGTTTCTCTCTAGGTAAAGTTTCAGGGTCTGACCATCCTCATGGTAAAGGAATGTTTCTCAGTTGCCAGTCTGACCCACCCTggtgcagccctgtgctgttcCTGCCCTGCCATTGTTGCACAGGAGCAGACCCAGCACCTCCCCCTGCTTCCCCCTCTCAGGGAACTGCAGAGAGTCTCCTCCaggctgggcagcctgagtGCCCTCACCCCTCCTCACAGGACACATTACCAGCATATCCAGACCTGGCACTACCAAAAGATTAGAAGTCCATTAGAACCAAGAGGGCTACAGTAAACATTCTATAGAGCAAATAAACCACTAGTGAGTCTACAGACAAATTCAGCTGCTATCACATCCTATGTTgccagacagaaagaaaactatgCGACTTAGTGTGGTGAAAGGCAAGGATGACTCTGCTGACTTCAACACTCTCTTTAAAAAGATTATCGTGTTCACTTCTGATAAAACTCAAACTGATGGCTA is part of the Gallus gallus isolate bGalGal1 chromosome 2, bGalGal1.mat.broiler.GRCg7b, whole genome shotgun sequence genome and harbors:
- the STARD3NL gene encoding STARD3 N-terminal-like protein isoform X2, with product MNRVPNDAENAHSSSVESCPSLRDVHSINPTHLMARIESYDVREKKGISDVRRTFCLFVTFDLLFITLLWIIELNVKGGIETTLKKEVLHYDYSSSYFDIFLLAVFRFKVLILAYAMCRLRHWWAIAFTTAVTSAFLLAKVIISQLFSQGAFGYVLPIISFILAWIETWFLDFKVLPQEAEEENRFLIAQGASERAALLHPGVLSDGQFYSPPESVAGSDEDSEEKQDSEKPVV
- the STARD3NL gene encoding STARD3 N-terminal-like protein isoform X4 is translated as MNRVPNDAENAHSSSVESCPSLRDVHSINPTHLMARIESYDVREKKGISDVRRTFCLFVTFDLLFITLLWIIELNVKGGIETTLKKEVLHYDYSSSYFDIFFTTAVTSAFLLAKVIISQLFSQGAFGYVLPIISFILAWIETWFLDFKVLPQEAEEENRFLIAQGASERAALLHPGVLSDGQFYSPPESVAGSDEDSEEKQDSEKPVV
- the STARD3NL gene encoding STARD3 N-terminal-like protein isoform X1 — encoded protein: MGAEDSTTARARRKQQRSTRSARQHLPRPSCAHEGGPPRGRSHTGQSRPPAAGSAPRSSGPAALLGRGRIFSGRSDAPGVKGGIETTLKKEVLHYDYSSSYFDIFLLAVFRFKVLILAYAMCRLRHWWAIAFTTAVTSAFLLAKVIISQLFSQGAFGYVLPIISFILAWIETWFLDFKVLPQEAEEENRFLIAQGASERAALLHPGVLSDGQFYSPPESVAGSDEDSEEKQDSEKPVV
- the STARD3NL gene encoding STARD3 N-terminal-like protein isoform X3 produces the protein MGAEDSTTARARRKQQRSTRSARQHLPRPSCAHEGGPPRGRSHTGQSRPPAAGSAPRSSGPAALLGRGRIFSGRSDAPGVKGGIETTLKKEVLHYDYSSSYFDIFFTTAVTSAFLLAKVIISQLFSQGAFGYVLPIISFILAWIETWFLDFKVLPQEAEEENRFLIAQGASERAALLHPGVLSDGQFYSPPESVAGSDEDSEEKQDSEKPVV